From one Bacteroides eggerthii genomic stretch:
- a CDS encoding 3'-5' exonuclease, with the protein MKLNLKNPIVFFDLETTGTNINSDRIVEICYLKVYPNGNEESKTMRINPEMHIPAEASAVHGIYDEDVADCPTFKEVARSIANDIEGCDLAGFNSNRFDIPVLAEEFLRADVDIDMSRRKFVDVQVIFHKMEQRTLSAAYKFYCGKNLEDAHTAEADTRATYEVLMSQLDRYPELQNDVAFLSDYSSFNKNVDFAGRMVYDDKGVEVFNFGKYKGMSVADVLRRDPGYYSWILNSDFTLNTKAMLTKIRLREFTQK; encoded by the coding sequence ATGAAGTTAAATCTGAAAAATCCGATTGTCTTTTTTGATTTGGAGACTACGGGAACAAATATCAACTCCGACCGAATAGTCGAAATCTGTTATCTCAAGGTATATCCCAACGGGAATGAGGAATCCAAGACCATGCGCATCAATCCCGAAATGCATATTCCGGCAGAAGCTTCTGCCGTTCATGGCATTTATGATGAAGATGTGGCGGATTGTCCGACCTTTAAGGAAGTGGCACGCAGTATTGCCAATGATATTGAAGGCTGTGACCTTGCGGGTTTCAATTCCAACCGTTTCGATATTCCGGTATTGGCGGAGGAATTCTTGCGTGCAGATGTGGACATTGACATGAGCCGCCGTAAGTTTGTGGATGTGCAGGTTATCTTCCATAAAATGGAGCAACGCACCTTGTCTGCTGCTTATAAATTCTATTGCGGTAAGAATCTGGAAGATGCCCATACGGCAGAGGCCGATACACGTGCAACCTATGAGGTGCTGATGTCACAATTGGATCGTTATCCTGAATTGCAAAATGATGTGGCTTTCTTGTCGGATTATTCCAGTTTCAACAAGAATGTAGACTTTGCAGGACGTATGGTTTACGATGATAAAGGGGTGGAAGTATTTAACTTTGGCAAATATAAGGGTATGTCGGTGGCTGATGTGTTGAGACGTGATCCGGGGTATTACAGTTGGATACTGAACAGTGATTTTACACTGAATACCAAAGCTATGCTGACTAAAATCCGTTTGCGTGAATTTACTCAGAAGTAA
- the dnaN gene encoding DNA polymerase III subunit beta translates to MKFIVSSTALSSHLQAISRVINSKNALPILDCFLFELQDGTLSVTVSDSETTMVTTVEVNESDTDGRFAVTAKTLLDALKEIPEQPLTFDINTDSLEITVQYQNGKYSLMGQNADEFPQSAMLGDNAVRVEMDAQVLLGGINRAVFATADDELRPVMNGIYFDITTEDITMVASDGHKLVRCKTLAAKGNERAAFILPKKPANLMKNLLPKEQGMVTIEFDERNAVVTLENYRMVCRLIEGRYPNYNSVIPQNNPYKVTVDRQQLIGALRRVSIFSSQASSLIKLRMQENQIVISAQDIDFSTSAEETQTCQYAGNPMSIGFKSTFLIDILNNISADEVVIELADPSRAGVIVPVEQEENEDLLMLLMPMMLND, encoded by the coding sequence ATGAAATTTATCGTTTCGAGTACTGCGCTCTCCAGCCATTTGCAGGCTATCAGCCGCGTGATTAATTCGAAGAATGCGCTGCCTATTTTGGATTGTTTCCTCTTTGAACTACAAGACGGAACACTGTCTGTAACTGTTTCTGATAGCGAAACAACCATGGTTACTACGGTCGAAGTGAACGAAAGTGATACTGACGGACGTTTTGCTGTGACTGCCAAGACTTTGTTGGATGCTTTAAAGGAGATTCCCGAACAGCCGTTGACGTTTGACATCAACACAGACTCTTTGGAGATTACGGTACAGTATCAGAACGGTAAATATAGCCTGATGGGACAGAATGCGGATGAATTCCCGCAGTCGGCTATGTTGGGCGACAACGCTGTTCGTGTGGAAATGGATGCACAGGTGCTACTGGGCGGCATCAACCGCGCGGTGTTTGCTACTGCTGATGATGAACTGCGTCCTGTTATGAACGGTATTTATTTCGATATTACGACTGAAGATATCACAATGGTAGCTTCTGACGGCCATAAGCTGGTGCGTTGTAAGACGCTGGCGGCTAAGGGCAACGAACGTGCAGCTTTCATTCTGCCCAAGAAACCTGCCAACTTGATGAAGAACTTGTTGCCGAAAGAGCAGGGCATGGTAACTATCGAATTTGATGAACGTAACGCCGTTGTGACATTGGAGAACTACCGTATGGTGTGTCGTTTGATTGAAGGACGCTATCCGAACTATAATTCGGTAATTCCGCAGAACAATCCCTATAAAGTGACGGTAGACCGTCAGCAGTTGATTGGTGCACTGCGTCGTGTGTCTATTTTTTCCTCACAGGCAAGTAGCCTCATCAAACTTCGTATGCAGGAGAACCAGATTGTGATTTCTGCACAGGACATTGATTTCTCCACTTCAGCAGAGGAAACACAGACATGCCAGTACGCCGGTAATCCGATGAGTATTGGTTTTAAGTCTACTTTCCTGATTGATATTCTGAATAATATATCTGCGGATGAAGTAGTTATCGAACTGGCTGACCCGTCACGCGCCGGTGTCATTGTCCCGGTAGAACAGGAAGAAAACGAAGATCTGCTGATGTTGTTGATGCCTATGATGCTGAATGATTAA